In Papaver somniferum cultivar HN1 chromosome 1, ASM357369v1, whole genome shotgun sequence, a genomic segment contains:
- the LOC113288897 gene encoding uncharacterized protein LOC113288897 encodes MAPVKRTSLAGGKETLRHFTHPHVLIKELTLDPTVYSTNRFGCDGCGMDGSGVRYHCKQCAFDLHEECATCPEYLTSNFHLHKLERIWEGPADDYDLLRPCHVCGDQVKGLFYKCSSGADDKSYDDEDHYFFIHPTCSKLPSQVVLKLQSVPIIPDAPCAVCRYIISSSSWSYRSDPPCSLNVHPQCVTLPHDNHQAGSGASRSALQQVEDAAADEEELAAVMYAAKMRAKTNKFIINNIR; translated from the coding sequence ATGGCTCCTGTGAAGAGGACTTCTTTAGCCGGAGGAAAAGAAACTCTCCGACACTTCACCCATCCTCATGTCCTAATCAAGGAATTAACTTTAGATCCGACAGTTTATTCGACTAACAGGTTTGGATGTGATGGTTGCGGCATGGATGGTTCTGGTGTCAGATACCACTGCAAGCAATGTGCTTTCGATCTGCACGAGGAATGTGCTACCTGCCCTGAGTATTTAACTTCTAACTTTCACCTCCATAAATTGGAACGTATATGGGAGGGACCCGCGGATGATTATGATCTCTTGCGTCCTTGCCATGTCTGTGGTGATCAAGTCAAAGGTCTCTTCTACAAATGCTCATCCGGTGCTGATGACAAGAGCTATGATGACGAGGACCATTACTTCTTCATCCACCCAACATGCTCAAAACTTCCATCCCAAGTAGTTCTCAAGCTTCAATCAGTTCCAATTATTCCTGATGCCCCATGTGCAGTCTGTAGAtatattatttcttcttcttcgtggaGTTACAGAAGTGATCCGCCATGCAGTCTCAATGTCCATCCCCAGTGTGTCACTCTTCCACACGACAATCATCAGGCTGGAAGTGGAGCTAGTCGTTCTGCCCTGCAACAAGTGGAGGATGCTGCTGCGGATGAGGAAGAATTGGCTGCTGTTATGTACGCTGCTAAAATGAGGGCTAAAACAAATAAATTCATTATAAATAATATTAGATAG
- the LOC113327824 gene encoding uncharacterized protein LOC113327824, giving the protein MAPVRKTSLAGGNETLRHFTHPHVLFKEAVDQTVYTTNRFGCDGCGMDGSGIRYHCKQCAFDLHEDCGTCPEYLTSNFHPNHELERIWEGLDEDYGQLRPCNVCGDQVKGLFYKCSSGAAEKSYYDDGGHYFFIHPTCSKLPSQCVTLPQDNHQIHHHHGGSGTSRSAQQQVADAAAAEEELAAAMITAKMQAKSRKFMLKLI; this is encoded by the exons ATGGCTCCAGTGAGAAAGACTTCTTTAGCCGGAGGAAATGAAACTCTCCGGCACTTTACTCATCCTCATGTCCTATTCAAGGAAGCTGTAGATCAGACAGTTTATACGACCAACAGGTTTGGATGTGATGGCTGTGGCATGGATGGTTCTGGTATTAGATACCACTGCAAGCAATGCGCTTTTGATCTGCACGAGGATTGTGGTACCTGCCCTGAGTATCTCACATCTAACTTTCACCCTAACCATGAACTGGAAAGAATTTGGGAGGGACTCGATGAAGATTACGGCCAGTTGCGTCCTTGCAATGTCTGTGGTGATCAAGTCAAAGGTCTCTTCTACAAATGCTCATCTGGTGCTGCTGAAAAGAGCTATTATGACGACGGAGGCCATTACTTCTTCATCCACCCTACTTGCTCCAAACTTCCATCGCAA TGTGTCACTCTTCCACAAGacaatcatcagattcatcatcaccaTGGTGGAAGTGGAACTAGTCGTTCGGCCCAACAACAAGTGGCGGATGCTGCAGCGGCGGAGGAAGAATTGGCAGCTGCTATGATCACTGCTAAAATGCAAGCTAAATCACGTAAATTTATGCTAAAACTCATTTAG
- the LOC113327831 gene encoding uncharacterized protein LOC113327831 — translation MAPRNKTSVPGGKETLRHFTHPHVLIKLPLDQALASVNSTFTCDGCNLNIPAGNTYYCKQCDFGLHEDCATCPEHLTSNFHPNHQLERVWEGVEEDYGLLRPCDLCGDQVKGLFYKCSSGADEKSYYDDGDHYFFIHPTCSKLPSQVILKLQPVPDAPDAPCAICRNLVSSSPWSYRSGLPYGLNIHPQCVTLPSDDNHQVASTGTSRSAQQQVADAEADEAELFAAMYDAKMSAKTNQFSLDLWS, via the coding sequence ATGGCTCCAAGAAACAAGACTTCTGTACCGGGAGGAAAAGAAACTCTCCGGCACTTTACCCATCCTCATGTCCTAATTAAGCTTCCTTTAGATCAAGCACTAGCTTCTGTGAATAGCACGTTCACTTGTGATGGCTGCAACTTGAATATTCCAGCTGGTAATACCTACTACTGCAAGCAATGCGATTTCGGCCTCCACGAGGATTGTGCTACCTGCCCTGAGCATCTCACCTCTAATTTTCACCCTAACCATCAATTGGAACGGGTTTGGGAGGGAGTCGAAGAAGATTATGGTTTGTTGCGTCCTTGTGATCTGTGTGGTGATCAAGTCAAAGGTCTCTTCTACAAATGCTCTTCTGGTGCTGATGAAAAGAGCTATTATGATGATGGGGATCATTACTTTTTTATCCACCCTACATGCTCCAAACTTCCATCTCAAGTGATTCTCAAGCTTCAGCCGGTTCCGGATGCTCCTGATGCACCATGTGCAATTTGTAGAAACCTGGTTTCTTCTTCTCCGTGGAGTTACAGAAGTGGTCTTCCGTATGGTCTTAATATCCATCCTCAGTGTGTTACTCTTCCATCTGACGACAATCATCAGGTTGCAAGTACTGGAACTAGTCGTTCGGCTCAACAACAAGTAGCAGATGCTGAGGCGGATGAGGCAGAGTTGTTTGCCGCTATGTATGATGCCAAAATGTCTGCTAAAACAAATCAATTTTCTTTAGATTTGTGGTCGTAG
- the LOC113327842 gene encoding uncharacterized protein LOC113327842: MSNFRLLLAEAALKGVAEARARIFGHVLNTTGQPSGIKILRKKLVGEKVAAWYPYDIKRDDPLVMAREEKARLSKLEMQKRRGKAAPKKGQGRRALKRNK, encoded by the exons ATGAGTAACTTCAGGCTATTGTTAGCCGAGGCAGCACTAAAAGGGGTTGCAGAAGCTCGAGCTCGGATATTTGGGCATGTGCTAAACACAACAGGACAACCATCtggtatcaaaattctcaggaaaaAGCTTGTTGGTGAGAAGGTGGCTGCATGGTACCCGTACGATATCAAGAGGGATGATCCTCTGGTCATGGCTCGTGAAGAAAAAGC GCGATTATCGAAGCTTGAAATGCAGAAACGACGTGGGAAAGCTGCACCTAAGAAAGGTCAAGGAAGGCGTGCTCTTAAACGTAACAAGTAA
- the LOC113283693 gene encoding polypyrimidine tract-binding protein homolog 3-like isoform X2 translates to MTEPSKVIHVRNVGHEIAENDLLQLVQPFGVVTKLVMLRAKNQALLQMQDVAAAVDVIQYFTNVQPSVRGRNVYIQFSSHQELTTMDQNGQGRKSGEQETEPNRILLVSIHHLLYPITVEVLHQVFSPHGYVEKIVTFQKSAGSQALIQFQTRQSAVAARTALQGRNIYDGCCQLDVQFSNLSELQVNFNNERSRDYTNPSLPTEQKGRSSQPNYAEGGLYGVQPSGARPGGYPQMGNAAAVAAAFGGGLPPGISGTNERCTVLVSNLDPDRIDEDKLFNLFSIYGNIVRIKLLRNKPDHALVQMGDGFQAELAVHFLKGAMLFEKRMEVNFSKHPTITAAPDTHEYQNSNLNRFNRNAAKNYRYCCSPTKIIHLSTLPQEITEEEIVCHLEEHGTIVNTKLFEVNGKKQALIMFETEEQATEALVCKHAITINRSVIRISFSQLQNI, encoded by the exons ATGACTGAACCTTCTAAGGTCATTCATGTTCGTAATGTAGGCCACGAAATAGCCGAG AATGATTTGCTTCAATTAGTACAGCCATTTGGTGTTGTCACTAAGCTTGTCATGTTAAGGGCTAAAAAtcag GCACTTCTTCAGATGCAAGATGTGGCAGCTGCTGTTGATGTGATACAGTACTTCACTAATGTTCAACCTAGTGTCAG AGGGAGGAATGTTTACATTCAGTTCTCTTCACATCAAGAATTGACAACAATGGATCAGAATGGTCAAGGACGCAAGAGTGGTGAACAG GAAACAGAACCCAATCGAATTCTATTAGTATCAATTCATCACCTGCTCTATCCTATAACGGTGGAAGTGCTGCATCAAGTGTTCTCTCCTCATGGGTATGTGGAGAAGATCGTCACGTTTCAGAAGTCAGCTG GTTCTCAAGCCCTTATACAATTTCAAACACGCCAGAGTGCTGTTGCTGCAAGGACAGCTCTCCAA GGACGCAATATTTATGATGGTTGTTGTCAGCTGGATGTTCAGTTCTCAAA CCTCAGTGAGTTACAAGTAAACTTCAACAATGAGCGCTCTAG GGATTACACCAACCCATCTTTGCCTACTGAACAAAAAGGCAGATCCTCCCAG CCTAACTATGCTGAGGGAGGTTTATATGGTGTACAACCTTCTGGAGCTAGGCCAG GTGGATATCCACAG ATGGGAAATGCGGCAGCTGTAGCAGCTGCATTTGGAGGCGGGTTGCCTcctggtattagcggtaccaatGAACGATGCACAGTCTTGGTTTCCAACCTTGATCCCGAT AGAATTGATGAGGATAAGCTCTTCAACCTATTCTCCATTTATGGAAACATCGTGAGAATCAAACTTCTCCGCAACAAACCAGATCATGCCCTTGTTCAGATGGGTGATGGATTTCAAGCTGAATTGGCTGTACACTTCTTGAAG GGAGCAATGCTGTTTGAAAAGCGTATGGAGGTGAACTTTTCAAAGCATCCAACTATTACTGCAGCTCCTGACACACATGAGTACCAGAATTCGAACCTGAATCGGTTCAATCGCAATGCAGCAAAGAATTACCGTTACTGCTGTTCCCCAACCAAGATTATCCACTTGTCAACCCTCCCTCAAGAAATTACAGAGGAAGAAATTGTTTGCCACCTCGAGGAGCATGGAACCATAGTGAACACCAAGCTTTTTGAAGTGAATGGCAAAAAACAGGCTCTTATCATGTTTGAAACAGAGGAGCAGGCCACTGAGGCTCTCGTGTGCAAGCACGCAATAACCATAAATCGCTCAGTCATCCGGATCTCCTTCTCCCAGCTGCAGAACATCTAA
- the LOC113283693 gene encoding polypyrimidine tract-binding protein homolog 3-like isoform X1: protein MTEPSKVIHVRNVGHEIAENDLLQLVQPFGVVTKLVMLRAKNQALLQMQDVAAAVDVIQYFTNVQPSVRGRNVYIQFSSHQELTTMDQNGQGRKSGEQISQETEPNRILLVSIHHLLYPITVEVLHQVFSPHGYVEKIVTFQKSAGSQALIQFQTRQSAVAARTALQGRNIYDGCCQLDVQFSNLSELQVNFNNERSRDYTNPSLPTEQKGRSSQPNYAEGGLYGVQPSGARPGGYPQMGNAAAVAAAFGGGLPPGISGTNERCTVLVSNLDPDRIDEDKLFNLFSIYGNIVRIKLLRNKPDHALVQMGDGFQAELAVHFLKGAMLFEKRMEVNFSKHPTITAAPDTHEYQNSNLNRFNRNAAKNYRYCCSPTKIIHLSTLPQEITEEEIVCHLEEHGTIVNTKLFEVNGKKQALIMFETEEQATEALVCKHAITINRSVIRISFSQLQNI, encoded by the exons ATGACTGAACCTTCTAAGGTCATTCATGTTCGTAATGTAGGCCACGAAATAGCCGAG AATGATTTGCTTCAATTAGTACAGCCATTTGGTGTTGTCACTAAGCTTGTCATGTTAAGGGCTAAAAAtcag GCACTTCTTCAGATGCAAGATGTGGCAGCTGCTGTTGATGTGATACAGTACTTCACTAATGTTCAACCTAGTGTCAG AGGGAGGAATGTTTACATTCAGTTCTCTTCACATCAAGAATTGACAACAATGGATCAGAATGGTCAAGGACGCAAGAGTGGTGAACAG ATATCTCAGGAAACAGAACCCAATCGAATTCTATTAGTATCAATTCATCACCTGCTCTATCCTATAACGGTGGAAGTGCTGCATCAAGTGTTCTCTCCTCATGGGTATGTGGAGAAGATCGTCACGTTTCAGAAGTCAGCTG GTTCTCAAGCCCTTATACAATTTCAAACACGCCAGAGTGCTGTTGCTGCAAGGACAGCTCTCCAA GGACGCAATATTTATGATGGTTGTTGTCAGCTGGATGTTCAGTTCTCAAA CCTCAGTGAGTTACAAGTAAACTTCAACAATGAGCGCTCTAG GGATTACACCAACCCATCTTTGCCTACTGAACAAAAAGGCAGATCCTCCCAG CCTAACTATGCTGAGGGAGGTTTATATGGTGTACAACCTTCTGGAGCTAGGCCAG GTGGATATCCACAG ATGGGAAATGCGGCAGCTGTAGCAGCTGCATTTGGAGGCGGGTTGCCTcctggtattagcggtaccaatGAACGATGCACAGTCTTGGTTTCCAACCTTGATCCCGAT AGAATTGATGAGGATAAGCTCTTCAACCTATTCTCCATTTATGGAAACATCGTGAGAATCAAACTTCTCCGCAACAAACCAGATCATGCCCTTGTTCAGATGGGTGATGGATTTCAAGCTGAATTGGCTGTACACTTCTTGAAG GGAGCAATGCTGTTTGAAAAGCGTATGGAGGTGAACTTTTCAAAGCATCCAACTATTACTGCAGCTCCTGACACACATGAGTACCAGAATTCGAACCTGAATCGGTTCAATCGCAATGCAGCAAAGAATTACCGTTACTGCTGTTCCCCAACCAAGATTATCCACTTGTCAACCCTCCCTCAAGAAATTACAGAGGAAGAAATTGTTTGCCACCTCGAGGAGCATGGAACCATAGTGAACACCAAGCTTTTTGAAGTGAATGGCAAAAAACAGGCTCTTATCATGTTTGAAACAGAGGAGCAGGCCACTGAGGCTCTCGTGTGCAAGCACGCAATAACCATAAATCGCTCAGTCATCCGGATCTCCTTCTCCCAGCTGCAGAACATCTAA